A region from the Sandaracinus amylolyticus genome encodes:
- a CDS encoding GMC family oxidoreductase: MRPSHFSVPPEPPTMPAAPGPSVIRLDRSELRTFEAIADAFFPSLASDRPGDRLSARDLGLAARLPGLLAELPHDADRLAIKALLRLFGSRTGGYALFGRARAFDSLSSLEGEAVLLEMGRSPRLFVRQAFKTMRQLVFALITSSEAGHSRAPIWDAMQYPGPLSPPPDVPRRLSPISVERPATWTCDVVIVGSGAGGGVAAGVLAKAGLDVVVLEKGPYVAERDMTHDPREADRAMYATVLSSDLGTALISGRCLGGGTVVNYSTSLATPAAVRAEWDRVAGFRDVFEGAEFQRSIEAVSERIGVTTSESRPWARDRFLEEACSRLGWSCEPMPRDVRGCAQDERCGFCNFGCRSGAKQSTMRTWLEDASSAGARLVTCADAERIVMENGRAVGVRAKVTRRDGTRVPLTVFGRAVVVACGALYTPVLLQKSRIHGDAIGRYLRVHPVTGAWGRFDERTDPWGGVMQARIATQFANLDGRGYGFRLESGALHPLEFSLLQGWAGGADVKSLLRSYRHWAAFAVLLRDEGWGTVRARALGPPVWDYAPSASDLVNVREGVRRATEALVAAGAREVRSVQQVPVSWRPASGEPITSFLSRVDEVGYGPCQTTYGSYHQMGTARMGADRHLSACGDENEVHGTPGLFVMDASCFPNASGVNPMLTIEAIAHRGARALATRFASAHLAD; this comes from the coding sequence ATGCGTCCATCGCACTTCTCGGTCCCGCCCGAGCCGCCGACGATGCCTGCTGCGCCCGGGCCCAGCGTGATCCGGCTCGATCGCTCGGAGCTGCGCACGTTCGAGGCGATCGCGGATGCGTTCTTTCCTTCGCTCGCCTCCGATCGCCCCGGGGATCGTCTCTCGGCGCGCGATCTCGGGCTCGCCGCGCGACTGCCCGGGCTGCTCGCCGAGCTGCCGCACGACGCCGATCGTCTCGCGATCAAAGCGCTGCTGAGGCTCTTCGGATCACGCACCGGCGGATACGCGCTCTTCGGTCGGGCGCGCGCGTTCGACTCGCTCTCGTCGCTCGAGGGAGAAGCGGTGTTGCTCGAGATGGGGCGCTCTCCGCGTCTCTTCGTGCGACAGGCGTTCAAGACGATGCGTCAGCTCGTCTTCGCGCTGATCACGAGCTCCGAGGCCGGGCACTCGCGCGCTCCGATCTGGGACGCGATGCAGTACCCCGGGCCGCTCTCTCCGCCGCCCGACGTGCCGCGTCGTCTGTCGCCGATCTCCGTCGAGCGGCCCGCGACGTGGACGTGCGACGTCGTGATCGTCGGCTCGGGCGCGGGGGGTGGCGTCGCCGCGGGCGTGCTCGCCAAAGCAGGCCTCGACGTCGTGGTGCTCGAGAAGGGCCCGTACGTCGCCGAGCGCGACATGACCCACGATCCGCGCGAGGCCGATCGCGCGATGTACGCGACGGTGCTCAGCAGCGATCTCGGCACTGCGCTCATCAGCGGTCGTTGTCTCGGCGGCGGCACGGTCGTGAACTACTCGACGTCGCTCGCGACCCCCGCGGCCGTTCGCGCGGAGTGGGATCGTGTCGCCGGATTTCGCGACGTGTTCGAAGGCGCGGAATTCCAGCGCTCGATCGAGGCAGTCAGCGAGCGAATCGGAGTGACCACCTCCGAGTCGCGCCCTTGGGCGCGCGATCGGTTCCTCGAAGAGGCGTGCTCGCGCCTCGGATGGAGCTGCGAGCCGATGCCGCGCGACGTGCGCGGTTGCGCGCAGGACGAGCGCTGCGGGTTCTGCAACTTCGGCTGTCGGAGCGGCGCCAAACAATCGACGATGCGCACCTGGCTCGAGGACGCGTCGAGCGCGGGCGCGCGCCTCGTCACCTGCGCGGACGCCGAGCGCATCGTGATGGAGAACGGACGCGCGGTCGGCGTGCGCGCGAAGGTGACGCGTCGCGACGGAACGCGCGTGCCGCTCACGGTGTTCGGACGCGCGGTCGTCGTCGCGTGCGGCGCGCTCTACACGCCGGTGCTGCTCCAGAAGAGCCGCATCCACGGCGACGCGATCGGACGCTATCTGCGCGTGCATCCGGTGACCGGCGCGTGGGGTCGATTCGACGAGCGCACCGATCCCTGGGGCGGCGTGATGCAGGCGCGCATCGCGACGCAGTTCGCGAACCTCGACGGACGCGGGTACGGGTTCCGCCTCGAGTCGGGCGCGCTCCATCCGCTCGAGTTCTCGCTGCTGCAGGGCTGGGCCGGCGGCGCGGACGTGAAGTCGCTCCTGCGAAGCTATCGACACTGGGCCGCGTTCGCGGTGCTGCTGCGCGACGAGGGCTGGGGCACGGTGCGCGCGCGCGCGCTCGGTCCGCCGGTGTGGGACTACGCGCCGAGCGCGAGCGATCTCGTCAACGTGCGCGAGGGCGTGCGGCGCGCGACCGAGGCGCTCGTGGCCGCAGGCGCGCGCGAGGTGCGCAGCGTGCAGCAGGTGCCGGTGTCGTGGCGCCCCGCGAGCGGCGAGCCGATCACGTCGTTCCTCTCGCGCGTCGACGAGGTCGGGTACGGGCCCTGCCAGACGACGTACGGCAGCTACCATCAGATGGGCACCGCGCGCATGGGCGCCGATCGACATCTCTCGGCGTGCGGCGACGAGAACGAGGTGCACGGCACGCCCGGGCTCTTCGTGATGGACGCGTCGTGCTTCCCGAACGCGTCGGGCGTGAACCCGATGCTCACGATCGAGGCGATCGCCCACCGCGGCGCGCGCGCCCTCGCGACGCGCTTCGCGAGCGCGCACCTCGCCGACTGA
- a CDS encoding DMT family transporter: MNERSVAFDLAVGAFAIAWAAIFLRLAGDVDPLVSSALRLGIAAVLLAPWAVRAARAGTLDRQVRRSAAIAGLLYAVHFGTWVASLALTSVAASVTLVTATPLLLAIIGVLRGRDRPTRDHGWAIAITTIGVVMIGGADASLSRDALIGDVLALVGALAMALYLLVARELGERLEPLAFSSVAAGVGALALGLVCAAETALGVDVLAHLDGAALGWIALSALVPQVVGHTLLTRALRRATPTMVGLATCAEPVLSTLLAVPILAEVPTPLVIAGCVVTIAGVMVGMRRSA; this comes from the coding sequence ATGAACGAGCGATCGGTCGCATTCGATCTCGCGGTCGGGGCGTTCGCGATCGCGTGGGCCGCGATCTTCTTGCGGCTCGCCGGCGACGTCGATCCGCTGGTCAGCTCGGCGCTGCGGCTCGGGATCGCGGCGGTCCTGCTCGCGCCGTGGGCGGTGCGCGCCGCGCGCGCCGGGACGCTCGATCGTCAGGTGCGTCGGAGCGCGGCGATCGCGGGGCTGCTCTACGCGGTGCACTTCGGGACGTGGGTCGCGTCGCTCGCGCTCACGTCGGTCGCGGCGTCGGTCACGCTCGTCACCGCGACGCCGCTGCTGCTCGCGATCATCGGCGTGCTCCGAGGGCGCGACCGCCCGACGCGCGATCACGGATGGGCGATCGCGATCACGACGATCGGCGTGGTGATGATCGGGGGCGCCGACGCGTCGCTCTCGCGCGATGCGTTGATCGGCGACGTGCTCGCGCTCGTCGGCGCGCTCGCGATGGCGCTCTACCTGCTCGTCGCGCGCGAGCTCGGCGAGCGCCTCGAGCCGCTCGCGTTCTCGAGCGTCGCGGCGGGCGTCGGCGCGCTGGCGCTCGGCCTCGTGTGCGCGGCGGAGACGGCGCTCGGCGTCGACGTCCTCGCGCACCTCGACGGCGCGGCGCTCGGTTGGATCGCGCTGTCCGCGCTCGTCCCGCAGGTGGTCGGGCACACGCTCCTCACGCGCGCGCTGCGCCGCGCCACGCCCACGATGGTGGGGCTCGCCACCTGCGCCGAGCCCGTGCTCTCGACGCTGCTCGCGGTGCCGATCCTCGCCGAGGTCCCGACGCCGCTGGTGATCGCGGGGTGCGTCGTGACGATCGCGGGCGTGATGGTCGGGATGCGACGCTCGGCGTGA
- a CDS encoding metallophosphoesterase: MTRIPVGSSFLVLLVLAGCANDMNGILASPTTGDLLDPPAQRVDVFAEIRAQCGEWAEPGGDVKRWAYVQSVSHDSARVVWTTSAEHAELLELWQQEGDEPTVAEPALDETRYLRDARQMSVPLLGLEPDRIYCYRLRTRDGDVVYGPTGFRTAPRTGEGTARIVVFGDSGGANADQVAVGEQLGTVAMDAVLHTGDLAYEDGTLGQLEAKHFAMYGQLMASVPFFPSIGDHDHATGSAGPYLEAFALPDRASGSERFYSFDWGPVHVVVLDSNVDLRPQRTFLQRDLAEHAGSPWTIAVISTPLYSSGFHGGDRSLRDAFQRLFIDGGVDLVVSGDDHDYERTNPIEGVTYVVTGGGGRSVRSVGKSWFTAFSTTAFHFVSIEADRERLRLHAIDGTGREFDGVELTKR, translated from the coding sequence ATGACTCGCATTCCGGTCGGTTCCTCCTTCCTCGTGCTGCTCGTGCTCGCGGGCTGCGCCAACGACATGAACGGCATCCTCGCGTCACCGACGACCGGGGATCTGCTCGATCCGCCGGCGCAGCGCGTCGACGTGTTCGCGGAGATCCGCGCGCAGTGCGGCGAGTGGGCGGAGCCGGGCGGCGACGTGAAGCGCTGGGCGTACGTGCAGTCGGTCTCGCACGACTCGGCGCGCGTGGTGTGGACGACCAGCGCCGAGCACGCGGAGCTGCTCGAGCTGTGGCAGCAGGAGGGCGACGAGCCGACCGTCGCGGAGCCCGCGCTCGACGAGACGCGCTACCTGCGCGACGCGCGCCAGATGAGCGTGCCGCTGCTCGGCCTCGAGCCCGATCGCATCTACTGCTATCGCCTGCGCACGCGCGACGGCGACGTGGTGTACGGACCGACCGGGTTCCGCACCGCGCCGCGCACCGGTGAGGGCACCGCGCGCATCGTGGTGTTCGGCGACTCGGGCGGCGCGAACGCCGATCAGGTCGCGGTCGGCGAGCAGCTCGGCACCGTCGCGATGGACGCGGTGCTGCACACCGGCGATCTCGCGTACGAAGACGGCACGCTCGGGCAGCTCGAGGCGAAGCACTTCGCGATGTACGGGCAGCTCATGGCCTCGGTCCCGTTCTTCCCGTCGATCGGCGATCACGATCACGCGACGGGCTCGGCCGGGCCGTACCTCGAGGCGTTCGCGCTGCCGGATCGCGCGAGCGGCAGTGAGCGCTTCTACTCGTTCGACTGGGGCCCGGTGCACGTCGTCGTGCTCGACTCGAACGTCGATCTGCGCCCGCAGCGCACGTTCCTGCAGCGCGACCTCGCCGAGCACGCGGGCTCGCCGTGGACGATCGCGGTGATCTCGACGCCGCTCTACTCGAGCGGCTTCCACGGCGGTGATCGCAGCCTGCGCGACGCGTTCCAGCGGCTCTTCATCGACGGCGGTGTCGACCTCGTCGTGAGCGGCGACGATCACGACTACGAGCGCACCAACCCGATCGAGGGCGTGACCTACGTCGTGACCGGCGGCGGAGGACGCAGCGTGCGCAGCGTGGGCAAGTCGTGGTTCACCGCGTTCTCGACGACCGCGTTCCACTTCGTGTCGATCGAGGCCGATCGCGAGCGGCTGCGCCTCCACGCGATCGACGGCACGGGTCGCGAGTTCGACGGAGTCGAGCTCACGAAGCGCTGA
- a CDS encoding GTP-binding protein, which translates to MARFDRETGQLVLRVVYDGPSRAGKTTNVRTLASLLPVSRRSTVRTPAETPGGSTLRYDLLDVDVGRVDSARGEHPARCEVFSVPGQLSLASQRVALLSAADVAVLVLDATPGAHRRNRVSLEALRAFRASGLLEDVPLVLQANKQDVAGALSGEALAAALDIPARRVIDAIAVRGEGVRETFFAALAIARDAARPSLEADAVPVHEGSDPERTAGELEGRVGGAIDRVLRAIEDDELSAS; encoded by the coding sequence GTGGCGCGCTTCGATCGCGAGACGGGGCAGCTGGTGCTGCGGGTCGTCTACGACGGCCCGTCGCGCGCCGGCAAGACGACGAACGTCCGCACGCTCGCGTCGCTGCTGCCCGTCTCGCGCCGCTCGACGGTGCGGACGCCGGCGGAGACGCCGGGCGGATCGACGCTGCGCTACGACCTGCTCGACGTCGACGTCGGTCGCGTCGACTCGGCGCGCGGCGAGCATCCCGCGCGCTGCGAGGTGTTCAGCGTGCCGGGGCAGCTCTCGCTCGCGTCGCAGCGCGTCGCGCTGCTGTCGGCGGCCGACGTCGCGGTGCTCGTGCTCGACGCGACGCCGGGCGCGCACCGCCGGAACCGCGTGTCGCTCGAGGCGCTGCGCGCGTTCCGCGCGAGCGGGCTGCTCGAGGACGTGCCGCTCGTGCTCCAGGCCAACAAGCAGGACGTCGCGGGCGCGCTCTCGGGCGAGGCGCTCGCCGCCGCGCTCGACATCCCCGCGCGCCGCGTGATCGACGCGATCGCGGTGCGCGGGGAGGGTGTGCGCGAGACGTTCTTCGCGGCGCTCGCGATCGCCCGCGACGCGGCGCGTCCCTCGCTCGAGGCAGACGCGGTGCCGGTGCACGAGGGCTCCGATCCCGAGCGCACCGCCGGCGAGCTCGAGGGGCGCGTCGGCGGCGCGATCGATCGCGTGCTGCGCGCGATCGAGGACGACGAGCTCAGCGCTTCGTGA
- a CDS encoding response regulator transcription factor encodes MASHAKVPIEVAHARVRVCVIDLDAQSRKRLERVLSERDDVDLVTSGDAEIVVAPFDGRSIPPPSGRTWVLAVAASSALSDALDQGADDVLLQPFTAEEARARIAFALRHVSRPRGATPRAALAEALAHPRGGEVVVRVGDETTRIHVHEGRIVWVHRAGEPTGLSDVFPALDRREAAELTRTARETRRHFADVLVDRGRLDAAEVREGVRRFVEARLGPTLDADGAVALFAPGTLAYHAQLSFERREVARPTQPPPLTTRASGTVETVGREAWVGLVAALRGNGACSVAILDCATGVAVLDDGDDLDTAIAWGLARLITLDGAARSDVMLGGERAHVARALPGSDRFVVYVAYDDPAVNLALARHELAAALASTPSATHGA; translated from the coding sequence ATGGCGAGCCACGCGAAGGTTCCGATCGAAGTTGCACACGCGCGTGTGCGCGTGTGTGTGATCGACCTCGACGCGCAGTCGCGCAAGCGGCTCGAGAGGGTGCTCTCCGAGCGCGACGACGTCGACCTCGTGACGTCGGGTGACGCGGAGATCGTCGTCGCGCCGTTCGACGGACGCTCCATCCCGCCACCCAGCGGGCGCACGTGGGTGCTCGCCGTCGCGGCGAGCAGCGCGCTCTCCGACGCGCTCGACCAGGGTGCCGACGACGTGCTGCTGCAGCCGTTCACCGCCGAGGAGGCGCGCGCGCGCATCGCGTTCGCGCTGCGCCACGTGAGCCGTCCTCGGGGCGCGACGCCGCGCGCCGCGCTCGCGGAGGCGCTGGCGCATCCGCGCGGAGGCGAGGTGGTGGTGCGCGTCGGTGACGAGACCACGCGCATCCACGTGCACGAGGGCCGCATCGTCTGGGTGCACCGCGCGGGCGAGCCCACGGGGCTCAGCGACGTGTTCCCCGCGCTCGATCGTCGCGAGGCCGCGGAGCTGACGCGCACTGCGCGCGAGACGCGACGGCACTTCGCCGACGTGCTCGTCGATCGCGGGCGCCTCGATGCCGCGGAGGTGCGCGAGGGCGTGCGCCGCTTCGTGGAAGCGCGGCTGGGCCCGACGCTCGACGCCGACGGCGCGGTCGCGCTCTTCGCGCCCGGCACGCTCGCCTATCACGCGCAGCTCTCGTTCGAGCGTCGCGAGGTCGCGCGCCCCACCCAGCCGCCGCCGCTCACGACGCGCGCGTCGGGCACGGTCGAGACGGTCGGGCGCGAGGCCTGGGTCGGCCTCGTCGCGGCGCTCCGCGGGAACGGTGCGTGCTCGGTCGCGATCCTCGACTGCGCGACCGGCGTCGCGGTGCTCGACGACGGCGACGACCTCGACACCGCGATCGCGTGGGGCCTCGCGCGCCTGATCACGCTCGACGGCGCGGCGCGCTCCGACGTGATGCTCGGCGGCGAGCGCGCGCACGTCGCGCGCGCACTGCCCGGCTCCGATCGCTTCGTGGTGTACGTCGCCTACGACGACCCCGCGGTGAACCTCGCGCTCGCGCGGCACGAGCTCGCCGCCGCGCTCGCATCGACCCCTTCCGCCACGCACGGAGCGTGA
- a CDS encoding response regulator, with the protein MGSSPDESRPHRLLLVDDHPIIRAALRAQLNGVPGEFLVVGEASNARAALKLAEAHGVDVVLIDLELDRDWGMDLLLVLKSRFPELRVLVFTAHDDPMLAQRAIDLGALGYVAKTDDIALVDALRAVARGEVFLGPSIATHLVRRWRTRSGQLLSDREVEIFRLIGRGHETKDIASALGVSVKTVETHRARIRNKLGIRGVGELIVRAALFARGQE; encoded by the coding sequence GTGGGATCATCCCCCGACGAATCACGCCCCCACCGGCTGCTGCTGGTCGACGATCATCCGATCATCCGGGCGGCGCTGCGGGCACAGCTGAACGGCGTGCCCGGCGAGTTCCTCGTCGTGGGAGAGGCATCGAACGCGCGCGCCGCGCTCAAGCTCGCGGAGGCGCACGGTGTCGACGTGGTGCTGATCGATCTCGAGCTCGATCGCGACTGGGGCATGGACCTGCTGCTCGTGCTGAAGAGCCGGTTCCCCGAGCTGCGCGTGCTGGTGTTCACCGCGCACGACGATCCGATGCTGGCGCAGCGCGCGATCGATCTCGGCGCGCTCGGCTACGTCGCGAAGACCGACGACATCGCGCTGGTCGACGCGCTGCGCGCGGTGGCGCGCGGCGAGGTGTTCCTCGGCCCGTCGATCGCGACCCACCTCGTGCGGCGCTGGCGCACTCGCTCGGGACAGCTCCTCAGCGATCGCGAGGTCGAGATCTTCCGGCTGATCGGGCGCGGCCACGAGACGAAGGACATCGCGTCGGCGCTCGGCGTCAGCGTGAAGACCGTCGAGACGCACCGCGCGCGCATCCGCAACAAGCTCGGCATCCGCGGCGTCGGCGAGCTCATCGTGCGCGCCGCGCTCTTCGCGCGCGGTCAGGAGTGA
- a CDS encoding alpha/beta hydrolase family esterase, with amino-acid sequence MKKLVAALCVSAWLVGCEAGEDVGSTAGALSEVSSFGANPGALRMMLYTPSSARAGAPIVVVLHGCLQAASDAERTGWSTLADTYGFHVVYPQQTSSNNGATCFRWFEPAQVRRDAGEVASVVSMVRHVVATRGADASRVYVSGFSAGGGLAPALLATYPDVFAAGAANAGLPFGCASGVSEAFGCQNGGVDRSPAEWAARVRAAAPSGWSGPWPRIAIWQGTSDSTVRPVNATELVEQWTAIQGLDTAPESSETIGTLQRTRHVAAGRVAVEQVIVPGMGHAVAIHPSSGCGATGSYTASSELCAAREQARFFGLIEPLPEIDAGVAIDAGSSVDAGANDAGANDAGASTCAQHTSSNYAHERAGRATRCGAYGSYVCAVGSGQQMGFWNVYQSTTLRERPAGYFEIGACP; translated from the coding sequence ATGAAGAAGCTCGTCGCGGCGCTCTGCGTGAGCGCGTGGCTCGTGGGGTGCGAGGCCGGCGAGGACGTGGGCAGCACGGCCGGCGCGCTGAGCGAGGTGAGCAGCTTCGGCGCGAACCCAGGCGCGCTCCGCATGATGCTCTACACGCCGTCGAGCGCGCGCGCGGGCGCGCCGATCGTCGTCGTGCTGCACGGGTGTCTGCAGGCCGCGTCGGACGCGGAGCGCACCGGCTGGAGCACGCTCGCCGACACGTACGGCTTCCACGTCGTGTACCCGCAGCAGACCTCGTCGAACAACGGCGCGACGTGCTTCCGCTGGTTCGAGCCGGCGCAGGTGCGGCGCGACGCGGGCGAGGTCGCGTCGGTGGTCTCGATGGTCCGTCACGTGGTCGCGACGCGCGGTGCCGACGCGTCGCGCGTCTACGTGTCGGGCTTCTCGGCGGGCGGCGGTCTCGCGCCGGCGTTGCTCGCGACGTACCCCGACGTGTTCGCGGCGGGCGCAGCGAACGCCGGCCTTCCGTTCGGCTGCGCGAGCGGCGTGAGCGAGGCGTTCGGCTGTCAGAACGGCGGCGTCGATCGTTCGCCCGCGGAGTGGGCGGCGCGGGTGCGCGCGGCCGCGCCGTCGGGATGGAGCGGACCGTGGCCGCGCATCGCGATCTGGCAGGGCACGTCGGACTCCACGGTGCGGCCGGTGAACGCGACCGAGCTCGTCGAGCAGTGGACCGCGATCCAGGGGCTCGACACGGCGCCCGAGAGCAGCGAGACGATCGGCACGCTGCAGCGCACGCGGCACGTCGCGGCGGGACGCGTCGCGGTCGAGCAGGTGATCGTGCCGGGCATGGGCCACGCGGTCGCGATCCATCCGTCGAGCGGCTGCGGCGCGACCGGCTCGTACACCGCGAGCAGCGAGCTCTGCGCGGCGCGCGAGCAGGCGCGGTTCTTCGGGCTGATCGAGCCGCTGCCCGAGATCGACGCCGGCGTCGCGATCGACGCGGGATCGAGCGTCGATGCGGGCGCGAACGATGCGGGCGCGAACGATGCGGGCGCGAGCACGTGCGCCCAGCACACGTCGTCGAACTACGCGCACGAGCGCGCCGGTCGCGCGACGCGCTGCGGAGCCTACGGCAGCTACGTGTGCGCGGTGGGCTCCGGACAGCAGATGGGCTTCTGGAACGTCTATCAGTCGACGACGCTGCGCGAGCGGCCCGCCGGGTACTTCGAGATCGGCGCGTGTCCGTGA
- a CDS encoding 3-hydroxybutyrate dehydrogenase, with product MTSLRGKSALVTGSTSGIGLAIAEALAAAGANVMMNGFGDVERARATVRAAGAVHGARVEHHGANLANVDEVEAMHRAASEALGGVDVLVNNAGIQHVAKVEDFPPERWDAVLAVNLTAAYHTTRLVLPGMRARDWGRIVNVASVHGLVASAEKSAYVASKHGLVGLTKVVALETARTNVTCNAICPGWVQTPLVEAQVQARAEREGRDPSAAREALVGEKQPSGAFVSPSSLAELALFLCSDAAREVRGVAWNVDGGWVAQ from the coding sequence ATGACGTCGCTCCGCGGCAAGAGCGCGCTCGTCACGGGCTCGACGAGCGGCATCGGCCTCGCGATCGCCGAGGCCCTCGCGGCCGCGGGCGCGAACGTGATGATGAACGGCTTCGGCGACGTCGAGCGCGCGCGCGCGACGGTGCGCGCCGCGGGCGCGGTGCACGGCGCGCGCGTCGAGCACCACGGCGCGAACCTCGCGAACGTCGACGAGGTCGAGGCCATGCATCGCGCGGCGAGCGAGGCGCTCGGCGGAGTCGACGTCCTCGTGAACAACGCCGGGATCCAGCACGTGGCGAAGGTCGAGGACTTCCCGCCGGAGCGCTGGGACGCGGTGCTCGCGGTGAACCTCACCGCCGCGTACCACACGACGCGCCTCGTGCTTCCGGGCATGCGCGCGCGGGACTGGGGCCGCATCGTGAACGTCGCGTCGGTGCACGGCCTCGTCGCGTCGGCGGAGAAGTCGGCGTACGTCGCGTCGAAGCACGGGCTCGTCGGGCTCACGAAGGTCGTCGCGCTCGAGACCGCGCGCACCAACGTGACGTGCAACGCGATCTGCCCGGGGTGGGTCCAGACGCCGCTCGTCGAGGCGCAGGTGCAGGCGCGCGCGGAGCGCGAAGGACGTGATCCGAGCGCGGCGCGCGAGGCGCTCGTCGGTGAGAAGCAGCCGTCGGGCGCCTTCGTGTCGCCGTCGTCGCTCGCGGAGCTCGCGCTCTTCCTGTGCAGCGACGCGGCGCGCGAGGTGCGCGGCGTCGCGTGGAACGTCGACGGCGGATGGGTCGCTCAGTAG
- a CDS encoding polyhydroxyalkanoate depolymerase, translating to MLYVLHDLSRRALAPVATTARASAYLLRKSPFLGAPFAAAGWELLHRLTKEYPRPSFDLASVSLDGESIQLREEVVVATPFCRLVRFARRAPEATQATLDAQPKVLLCAPLSGHHATLLRDMVRALAPEHDVYVTDWIDAKQIPVDAGRFGLDDYVDHLLAFMRHLGSGALHVIAVCQPAVPALGAVSLLASAGEPTPRTLVLMGGPIDGRRSPTDVNRLATEHPLSWFEDNLVYPVPHGHPGVGRRVYPGFLQLTAFVSMNPDRHWKSYRSYWLDRISGERESAAAHERFYDEYNAVLDMDADYYLETVRVVFQEFALARGAWSVRGKKVVPGAIRDTAILTVEGAEDDITGAGQTHAALELCTGVPAANKRALTAAGCGHYGIFSGRRFRESIFPELRELIARHHR from the coding sequence ATGCTGTACGTGCTGCACGATCTCTCTCGTCGCGCGCTCGCTCCGGTCGCGACGACGGCGCGTGCTTCGGCCTATCTGCTGCGCAAGTCGCCGTTCCTCGGCGCACCGTTCGCCGCCGCGGGCTGGGAGCTGCTGCACCGGCTGACCAAGGAGTACCCGCGCCCGTCGTTCGACCTCGCGTCGGTGTCGCTCGACGGCGAGTCGATCCAGCTGCGCGAAGAGGTCGTCGTCGCGACGCCGTTCTGTCGCCTCGTGCGATTCGCGCGCCGCGCGCCCGAGGCGACGCAGGCGACGCTCGACGCGCAGCCGAAGGTGCTCCTCTGCGCGCCGCTCTCCGGGCATCACGCGACGCTGCTGCGCGACATGGTCCGCGCGCTCGCGCCCGAGCACGACGTGTACGTGACCGACTGGATCGACGCGAAGCAGATCCCGGTCGACGCCGGGCGCTTCGGGCTCGACGACTACGTCGATCACCTGCTCGCGTTCATGCGCCACCTCGGCAGCGGCGCGCTCCACGTGATCGCGGTGTGTCAGCCCGCGGTGCCCGCGCTCGGCGCGGTGTCGCTCCTCGCGTCGGCGGGCGAGCCCACGCCGCGCACGCTGGTGCTGATGGGCGGGCCGATCGACGGACGTCGATCGCCGACCGACGTCAACCGCCTCGCGACCGAGCACCCGCTCTCGTGGTTCGAGGACAACCTCGTGTACCCGGTGCCGCACGGCCATCCGGGCGTCGGACGGCGCGTCTATCCGGGCTTCCTCCAGCTCACCGCGTTCGTGTCGATGAACCCCGACCGACACTGGAAGTCGTACCGCTCGTACTGGCTCGATCGCATCTCGGGCGAGCGCGAGAGCGCGGCCGCGCACGAGCGCTTCTACGACGAGTACAACGCCGTGCTCGACATGGACGCGGACTACTACCTCGAGACCGTCCGCGTCGTGTTCCAGGAGTTCGCGCTCGCGCGCGGTGCGTGGTCGGTGCGCGGAAAGAAGGTCGTTCCCGGCGCGATCCGCGACACCGCGATCCTCACCGTCGAGGGCGCGGAGGACGACATCACCGGCGCGGGCCAGACCCACGCCGCGCTCGAGCTCTGCACCGGCGTGCCCGCGGCGAACAAGCGCGCGCTCACCGCCGCGGGCTGCGGCCACTACGGGATCTTCTCGGGCCGACGCTTCCGCGAGTCGATCTTCCCCGAGCTGCGCGAGCTGATCGCGCGCCATCACCGATGA